One genomic window of Dendrosporobacter quercicolus includes the following:
- the secG gene encoding preprotein translocase subunit SecG, producing the protein MITGLMILEAVICIALIATVVLQSGKSAGMSGSIAGGAEAIFGGKKKGLDGILAKATMILGILFGIVTLIIVKVQ; encoded by the coding sequence TTGATAACAGGATTAATGATACTGGAAGCTGTCATATGTATCGCACTTATTGCTACTGTAGTGCTGCAATCGGGGAAAAGCGCCGGCATGTCCGGTTCAATTGCCGGCGGAGCGGAAGCCATTTTTGGCGGCAAGAAGAAGGGCCTTGACGGAATATTGGCCAAGGCTACGATGATACTGGGAATTTTATTCGGTATTGTAACATTAATTATTGTAAAGGTGCAGTAA